In Penaeus chinensis breed Huanghai No. 1 chromosome 19, ASM1920278v2, whole genome shotgun sequence, a single genomic region encodes these proteins:
- the LOC125035176 gene encoding tetraspanin-3-like: MGFFSKFALFVLNFIVFGVGVATVVLASIFISKNGEYGSLLASGTFTLPICILIAGLCILLLGFFGCCGALKENACMLQTYATIVLLLFIAEVVLAILIFVYTDEAEEIVTKGMDKVFNEYGQQDEALTKSLDLAQQKLHCCGVDGYKDWLNYTFGNGTGNVAMGCCIEQTENCYAGVAYEPEETAKQTIYIQGCYQAVKDDLQNVVVALGVTTLILGLVQLASISCACGLAKNSRGYA, translated from the exons ATGGGATTCTTCAGCAAATTCGCCTTGTTCGTTCTGAACTTcattgtgttt GGAGTGGGCGTGGCCACAGTGGTACTCGCTTCAATCTTCATCTCTAAGAACGGTGAATATGGCAGCTTGCTTGCTAGCGGGACCTTCACTTTGCCGATTTGTATCCTGATCGCTGGACTCTGCATCCTCCTCCTGGGCTTCTTCGGTTGCTGCGGCGCCTTGAAAGAAAACGCCTGTATGCTTCAAACG TACGCGACGATCGTCCTGCTCCTGTTTATCGCCGAAGTGGTCCTGGCCATCCTTATCTTCGTCTACACCGATGAAGCTGAAGAAATCGTTACTAAGGGAATGGATAAGGTCTTCAACGAGTACGGGCAGCAGGATGAAGCTCTCACTAAATCCCTTGATTTGGCTCAACAAAAG CTTCACTGTTGCGGAGTTGACGGATACAAGGATTGGCTTAACTATACCTTTGGAAACGGAACGGGTAATGTGGCCATGGGGTGTTGCATAGAACAAACTGAAAACTGCTACGCAGGAGTAGCATACGAACCGGAAGAAACAGCAAAACAAACCATCTACATTCAAGGGTGCTATCAAGCTGTCAAGGATGATCTGCAGAATGTTGTGGTTGCTTTGGGAGTTACCACTTTAATTCTTGGTCTCGTTCAA CTTGCAAGCATTAGTTGTGCTTGCGGTCTTGCCAAGAATTCCAGGGGATACGCGTAA